A genomic stretch from Planctomycetaceae bacterium includes:
- a CDS encoding FliI/YscN family ATPase — MNLRLNVEEMARMAGRCDVFRTAGKLHSARGLLRASIPAFVGETCTVNLAGKELTAEVVGFDEHESQLMCFDHTTGLQPGLEIVALGRRRSVPVGDGLLGRVIDGIGRPFDGLGPLRVHRYRAEQASVPDPMIRERISQPLVTGQRIIDGLLTIGRGQRVGLFAGSGVGKSTLMGEIARGAEADVNVICLVGERGREVKPFIEDCLGEEGMKRSAVVVATSDQTPLMRIKAVLTAVTIAEDFRDRGAHVLLFLDSLTRLAMAQRELGLLLGEPPGARGYPPSVQSLMAEVLERLGCGEKGAITGLITVLVEGDDLDEPVTDTARSILDGHIVLDRKLATQGQYPAIDVLKSVSRLFREVTTSAHQQDATKLRSILATWNEVSDMIQLGVYKTGTSATVDRAVQLMPAIRRFLNQRVHEKSTWQETLEQLEILGKAWPW; from the coding sequence ATGAATCTCAGATTGAACGTCGAGGAGATGGCTCGCATGGCCGGGCGCTGCGACGTTTTCCGGACCGCCGGGAAACTGCATAGCGCTCGTGGTCTGCTGCGGGCGTCCATTCCGGCGTTCGTAGGAGAGACATGCACGGTGAATCTTGCCGGAAAAGAACTCACCGCCGAAGTGGTTGGGTTTGATGAGCACGAATCGCAGCTGATGTGCTTTGATCATACGACGGGGCTGCAGCCCGGTCTTGAGATCGTTGCTCTTGGTCGCCGACGTTCGGTGCCTGTGGGTGACGGGTTGCTGGGACGCGTGATCGATGGCATCGGACGCCCTTTCGATGGACTGGGTCCACTGCGTGTGCATCGGTACCGTGCGGAGCAGGCGAGTGTGCCGGATCCAATGATTCGTGAACGTATTTCACAACCACTCGTTACCGGCCAGCGGATCATTGACGGCTTGTTGACGATTGGTCGTGGCCAGCGCGTCGGGCTTTTCGCGGGCAGTGGTGTCGGCAAAAGTACTTTGATGGGGGAAATTGCCCGTGGTGCAGAAGCTGATGTCAACGTGATTTGCCTGGTGGGCGAACGCGGTCGTGAAGTGAAGCCTTTTATCGAAGATTGTCTTGGTGAAGAAGGGATGAAACGATCCGCTGTGGTCGTTGCGACATCGGATCAGACACCGCTGATGCGAATCAAAGCTGTACTCACGGCTGTCACAATTGCAGAGGATTTCCGTGATCGCGGCGCCCACGTGCTATTGTTTCTGGACAGCCTGACACGACTTGCAATGGCGCAGCGTGAGTTGGGATTGCTGCTGGGCGAACCTCCCGGAGCTCGAGGCTACCCACCGTCGGTGCAATCACTGATGGCGGAAGTCCTGGAGAGATTAGGGTGCGGAGAAAAAGGAGCTATCACAGGCTTAATCACCGTTCTTGTGGAAGGGGATGATCTGGATGAACCCGTGACAGATACCGCGCGGTCAATACTGGATGGGCACATTGTTCTGGACAGAAAACTGGCAACCCAGGGACAGTATCCGGCTATTGATGTGCTGAAGAGCGTGAGTCGTCTTTTTCGGGAAGTCACTACATCGGCTCACCAGCAGGATGCGACAAAGCTGCGTTCGATACTGGCAACATGGAACGAAGTTTCAGACATGATTCAGTTGGGAGTTTATAAGACAGGGACATCTGCGACGGTGGATCGTGCGGTTCAGCTGATGCCTGCGATCCGTCGATTCCTGAATCAGAGGGTTCATGAGAAATCGACATGGCAGGAAACGCTTGAACAGCTCGAAATACTTGGCAAGGCCTGGCCATGGTAA
- a CDS encoding flagellar biosynthetic protein FliQ, translating into MSEGAKIMDTVEIAEIGRDLLVTAILLATPAVAVSLIVGLVISLLQTVTSVQEQTLSFAPRIVAVGAVMLLTLPWMLQLSSAFTMRMMERIVQVTQ; encoded by the coding sequence ATGTCGGAAGGTGCAAAGATCATGGATACGGTCGAAATTGCTGAAATCGGGCGAGACCTGCTTGTGACGGCCATTCTGCTGGCAACGCCAGCGGTCGCTGTGAGTCTGATTGTTGGTTTGGTTATCAGTCTGCTGCAAACCGTCACGAGCGTTCAGGAGCAAACCCTGAGTTTTGCTCCTCGCATCGTGGCTGTTGGTGCCGTAATGCTGTTGACACTTCCCTGGATGCTTCAGCTGTCATCCGCCTTCACGATGCGGATGATGGAACGAATCGTACAGGTGACACAATGA
- a CDS encoding flagellar biosynthetic protein FliR, translating into MIEAIIIASLLILFRVVAFVSFMPPLAGQGLPQTVKLGLSVALTVILVSFHAWDGAVAILNAPSGQGYLLFLFIAALKESAFGAGMAWLFGLCIVPMRIAGAWVAQEMGLTIGGIFSPMDHQPTNPVSQGLEAIGVMLFFALNLHHVMLLALETTFSIRPVASAWIMPGWDHVVYLVSTSINQGFIVIAPLGVLLFATVVMLLITIRAVPQFNFMSYGMTVRLAAGMGGLVLFFPEIFAAVQGILMNAGTGVNL; encoded by the coding sequence ATGATTGAAGCGATCATTATTGCGTCACTGCTGATCCTGTTCCGGGTGGTGGCGTTTGTCTCCTTCATGCCGCCATTGGCTGGTCAGGGCCTTCCGCAAACCGTGAAGCTGGGACTTTCTGTGGCTTTGACGGTCATCCTGGTTTCGTTCCATGCCTGGGATGGTGCTGTTGCGATTCTGAATGCGCCTTCAGGTCAGGGTTACCTGCTGTTCCTTTTTATCGCTGCCCTGAAGGAGTCGGCGTTCGGGGCCGGAATGGCCTGGCTGTTCGGGCTGTGTATCGTACCAATGCGAATTGCTGGCGCATGGGTAGCTCAGGAAATGGGGTTAACGATCGGGGGCATATTTTCGCCGATGGATCATCAGCCAACCAACCCGGTTTCGCAGGGACTGGAGGCGATTGGTGTGATGTTGTTCTTCGCGCTGAATCTTCATCACGTGATGCTGCTGGCACTGGAGACGACGTTTTCGATTCGTCCGGTCGCTTCTGCCTGGATCATGCCTGGCTGGGATCATGTTGTCTATCTTGTCTCGACATCGATCAATCAGGGATTCATTGTCATCGCCCCTCTGGGTGTTTTGTTGTTTGCGACGGTTGTCATGCTGTTGATCACAATCCGCGCGGTGCCGCAGTTTAATTTCATGTCCTATGGGATGACTGTTCGACTGGCGGCTGGAATGGGAGGCCTGGTGCTTTTCTTCCCGGAGATCTTTGCCGCCGTTCAGGGAATCCTGATGAATGCCGGAACAGGAGTGAACCTCTGA
- a CDS encoding EscU/YscU/HrcU family type III secretion system export apparatus switch protein has product MAEGQEHNGTEEPTERHRERARESGDVVQSHDLNAALTLLVACGAFMMFGRSLGMRLMAAIQLWTTDIPADDWTEWHIRTTGKWMSFEAVALFGGVLLAVMATGLLISFMQVGFVISTKSLEIKWDRVLPSNGWGKLWSLESGIRGLQGSAKMILLSLGTLVLLWLRFDRIANCQFDSVGQVVSFAWDLGLTIGIMLGGLSLALAMTDYLIKWLRHEQRLKMTREQQKEESKDSNGDPHVRDAMRRKRRELAQQQSTKNAKNATVVLTNPTHLAIALQYETGRMAAPKVVAKGAGVFAKNIVRIARENNIPVLERKPLARALFASADVGQDIPFEFFRAVAEILSQIYRARQAA; this is encoded by the coding sequence ATGGCCGAAGGACAGGAACATAATGGGACAGAGGAACCAACAGAGCGGCATCGCGAGCGCGCTCGCGAGTCGGGAGACGTGGTTCAAAGTCATGACCTGAATGCCGCATTAACTCTGCTGGTGGCCTGTGGGGCATTCATGATGTTTGGTCGATCACTGGGTATGCGTTTGATGGCGGCGATCCAGTTGTGGACGACGGATATTCCAGCCGATGACTGGACCGAATGGCATATACGAACGACCGGGAAGTGGATGTCCTTTGAAGCTGTGGCACTCTTTGGTGGCGTTCTGCTGGCTGTGATGGCGACCGGATTGCTGATCAGTTTTATGCAGGTCGGGTTTGTGATCTCAACGAAGTCCCTTGAGATCAAATGGGATCGGGTACTTCCTTCCAACGGATGGGGAAAGCTATGGTCACTGGAATCCGGAATTCGCGGTCTTCAGGGCTCTGCAAAAATGATTCTTCTGTCGCTGGGAACGCTTGTGTTGTTGTGGCTCAGGTTTGATCGGATCGCAAACTGTCAGTTCGATTCAGTTGGTCAGGTCGTTTCGTTTGCGTGGGATCTTGGGCTCACTATCGGAATAATGCTTGGTGGGCTTTCGCTCGCACTGGCCATGACTGACTACCTGATCAAATGGTTGAGGCATGAACAACGACTGAAAATGACTCGCGAGCAGCAGAAGGAAGAATCGAAGGACTCGAACGGGGATCCGCATGTTCGGGATGCCATGCGGAGAAAGCGTCGGGAATTAGCCCAACAGCAGTCAACGAAGAACGCGAAGAATGCGACGGTGGTCCTGACGAACCCAACGCATCTGGCAATTGCACTGCAATATGAAACGGGCCGTATGGCGGCTCCAAAGGTTGTTGCCAAGGGGGCCGGGGTTTTTGCGAAGAATATTGTTCGTATTGCCAGAGAGAACAACATTCCCGTGCTGGAACGGAAGCCACTGGCGCGAGCGCTGTTTGCATCTGCCGATGTTGGGCAGGACATACCATTCGAGTTCTTTCGTGCGGTGGCGGAAATTCTGTCGCAGATTTACCGAGCTCGTCAGGCCGCCTGA
- a CDS encoding MotA/TolQ/ExbB proton channel family protein — protein MDKATVIGLVLGVGLVLGSIAIGGGGLMPFVDVPSLMITVGGSIAAILINFPMGKVLSVFSVFKNCFLWSLPTPPEVIEQFKKFATTARRDGLLALENDMGEVDDTFLKRGLELVVGGSSREELVANLETEVAYVEQRHQTGKKIVDAIAAAAPAFGMIGTLIGLVQMLRSLDDPSQIGGGMAVALLTTLYGAVISNLFCIPLAGKLESRSQEEMMIRELMISGLVSLIEGHAPRAVEEKLLAFLSPKNRSNGEAKAQAA, from the coding sequence ATGGATAAGGCAACAGTAATTGGATTGGTTCTCGGAGTGGGGCTTGTCCTTGGATCCATTGCGATTGGCGGCGGCGGATTGATGCCGTTTGTCGATGTGCCGTCGTTGATGATTACGGTTGGAGGTTCGATCGCGGCCATCCTGATTAACTTTCCCATGGGGAAGGTGTTGAGTGTGTTTTCTGTCTTTAAGAACTGCTTCCTGTGGTCGCTTCCAACTCCACCTGAGGTGATTGAACAGTTCAAGAAATTTGCGACGACTGCCCGCCGCGACGGCCTGCTTGCTCTTGAAAACGATATGGGAGAAGTCGATGACACATTCCTGAAACGAGGGCTCGAACTGGTCGTTGGTGGCAGTTCTCGTGAAGAGCTTGTCGCGAATCTTGAAACAGAAGTTGCCTATGTGGAGCAGCGCCATCAAACGGGGAAGAAGATCGTTGACGCGATCGCCGCCGCCGCACCAGCATTCGGAATGATCGGGACCCTGATCGGTCTGGTACAGATGCTTCGTTCGCTGGATGACCCGAGCCAGATTGGTGGCGGTATGGCTGTTGCTCTTTTGACAACATTGTACGGAGCCGTCATCAGCAACCTGTTTTGTATCCCGCTCGCGGGCAAACTGGAGAGCCGAAGTCAGGAGGAAATGATGATTCGGGAGTTAATGATTTCCGGTCTGGTTTCTCTGATCGAAGGTCACGCCCCCAGGGCCGTGGAAGAGAAACTACTGGCCTTCTTATCACCGAAGAATCGCAGTAATGGCGAGGCAAAAGCCCAGGCCGCCTAG
- a CDS encoding flagellar motor protein MotB, producing MGKKCSCPPQPAEVPKWFMTYSDVITLLMTFFILLLTFASSEPESFERMQVAVFGGGGATGFAGDPPNTKESDTLVVRYRPNSARMTQRGAEAAPMETDPVTESVAKGLEALAQHDELVSAERVSTNASLQLLRDSSGLLTAHAQQLLRMLAVQLRGLPMTVEFRVSEKQDVDFAVQMARYIMETQQVPHGRILVSVGGEGAVPKGNMKMVLTRTEM from the coding sequence ATGGGAAAGAAATGTTCCTGCCCTCCGCAACCCGCTGAGGTACCAAAGTGGTTCATGACTTACAGCGACGTCATTACGCTGCTGATGACCTTCTTTATTCTGTTGCTGACGTTTGCGTCCAGCGAACCGGAAAGTTTCGAAAGAATGCAGGTGGCGGTGTTCGGTGGCGGGGGGGCGACTGGTTTTGCAGGCGATCCACCGAATACCAAAGAAAGTGATACGCTTGTTGTGAGGTATCGCCCGAATTCTGCCCGAATGACACAACGCGGTGCGGAAGCTGCACCTATGGAGACCGACCCTGTAACCGAATCCGTGGCAAAGGGGCTCGAAGCACTCGCACAGCATGATGAACTGGTTTCGGCAGAACGAGTCAGCACGAATGCTTCGCTTCAATTGCTTCGTGACAGCAGCGGTCTGTTGACAGCGCATGCACAACAATTGCTTCGCATGCTGGCAGTCCAGTTGCGGGGTCTACCCATGACGGTGGAGTTTCGTGTTTCAGAAAAGCAGGACGTGGATTTCGCCGTCCAGATGGCCCGTTACATCATGGAGACACAACAGGTCCCGCATGGTCGCATTCTTGTAAGTGTCGGTGGCGAAGGCGCGGTGCCGAAAGGCAACATGAAGATGGTCCTGACGCGAACTGAAATGTAG
- a CDS encoding flagellar motor protein MotB, translating into MGKCKCPPVGPNMSYLVSFGDCMTALLAFFIVLNSLAEEQTGANLHAGTGSFIKALESHGVPGLYESGRSQNAFQGVDSAPLYMVEDPEKRPPDPNGAGPDDTEERGRVTDRQKDDFHRFLQEIRRLNKLEGQPNIEGEVSFDILGKMPSEGSPLTPAMKETLNSIGPMLRQADYAIELTVWATTPSQTAWTRAVEQSDRLRQDAARYLRLTPEQQARFTAVGRTWIDGEIKRPAASVTLRKLEL; encoded by the coding sequence ATGGGGAAATGCAAATGTCCTCCCGTCGGCCCGAACATGAGTTACCTGGTTTCATTCGGGGACTGCATGACTGCGCTGCTGGCGTTCTTTATTGTGTTGAATTCGCTGGCCGAAGAACAGACCGGCGCGAATCTGCACGCCGGAACGGGGTCTTTTATTAAAGCCCTGGAATCGCATGGCGTTCCGGGATTGTATGAATCCGGGCGTTCGCAGAATGCATTTCAGGGGGTCGATTCCGCACCGCTGTATATGGTGGAGGATCCGGAGAAGCGTCCACCGGATCCGAACGGAGCCGGGCCGGACGATACAGAAGAACGCGGCCGGGTCACCGATCGGCAGAAAGATGATTTCCATCGATTTCTGCAGGAGATTCGAAGGCTGAACAAGCTGGAAGGCCAACCCAATATTGAGGGCGAAGTCAGCTTTGACATTCTCGGTAAAATGCCATCAGAAGGTTCGCCACTGACACCAGCCATGAAGGAAACACTAAACAGCATTGGTCCGATGCTGAGACAGGCTGACTATGCAATTGAACTGACGGTCTGGGCGACAACTCCCTCACAGACGGCCTGGACACGTGCAGTGGAGCAATCGGATCGCTTAAGACAGGATGCAGCACGCTACCTTCGGCTGACGCCTGAACAGCAGGCGCGGTTCACAGCAGTGGGACGAACATGGATTGATGGTGAAATCAAACGCCCCGCTGCCTCGGTCACTCTGCGCAAGCTGGAATTGTGA
- a CDS encoding HlyD family efflux transporter periplasmic adaptor subunit, translating to MSSSTVASNERPIPLKKRADLQVARIDYLGVGYQVIKDPVALKYHRLQVEQYRILELLDGERSLEQVRDDLKLEFPTLQVTLSDIQQLITDLHKKGLVVSNRPGQGAAVVRERTKTRREKIKQTLMSLLYLRLPGWDPERTLRFMYPFLRWIFHPAAFWICMIFVCSAWLLLGANLDQFRGRLPEFQSFFGWPNLIYLWVTMALAKIIHEFGHGLSCTHFGGECHEMGIMLLVFSPCLYCDVTDSWMMRNKWHRIIIGAAGMYIEVIISAVAIYIWWFSKPGLLHHLALNTFFVTTITTVIFNANPLMRFDGYYMMSDFLEIPNLRQKSDKLLREAFSWYCLGIESRPDPFMPETGKAWFVTYAIAAWLYRWVILVSISTFLYTVLKPYDLQSIGITLMLFSMAGIVFAMFRNIYQIVATPRMEPMSKPKIAISLSILAVAVWAALAVKIPWHLEAPLVLEPQGVVTVTSPFSGRLVLPDEYRKRYQDLKNAEEFARSQGIPFQNRIDPSSISLTKNLPTPEEYPAAAVNGQIVEEGDVLAIVEDSIDIRNRDELIQATQNWIVRTLEVNQYQANDDGVHRDEALFEAMQLQERIEELSRLNLGRIIRASISGKVVAAPRLPEAPRDEIDPTKLERWYGTPLDLRNEGCFVEAGQEILSIAPSDKIQAVLFIDQSDRDELRDEMDIEVRLDHLADVTYVSRVNQVSPKGELVAPEALTTRFQGPLGTVADQQGKEKLASPAYRATVHLDFDQDDIRTDGVLMRPGMRGNARFLVSNRSAGQWLWRYFLETFRFRL from the coding sequence ATGAGTTCCAGCACTGTCGCATCCAACGAACGCCCGATCCCCCTGAAGAAGCGAGCCGACCTTCAGGTTGCCCGGATTGACTATCTGGGTGTCGGATATCAGGTGATCAAAGACCCGGTCGCTTTGAAATATCATCGACTGCAGGTGGAGCAGTACAGAATTCTGGAACTGCTCGACGGAGAACGCAGCCTGGAACAGGTTCGGGATGACCTGAAGCTGGAATTCCCAACACTTCAGGTCACTTTAAGCGATATCCAGCAGCTGATCACGGATCTCCACAAAAAGGGGCTGGTGGTCAGTAACCGACCGGGGCAGGGTGCTGCCGTCGTTCGCGAAAGGACCAAAACGCGCCGTGAGAAAATCAAACAGACGCTGATGAGTCTGCTTTATTTGCGTCTGCCCGGTTGGGACCCCGAACGCACTCTTCGATTCATGTACCCCTTCCTTCGCTGGATCTTTCATCCGGCGGCCTTCTGGATCTGCATGATCTTTGTTTGCAGTGCCTGGTTGCTTCTGGGAGCAAATCTCGACCAGTTCCGTGGACGCCTCCCGGAATTCCAGAGTTTCTTTGGCTGGCCGAATCTGATCTACCTTTGGGTTACCATGGCCCTGGCGAAAATCATCCACGAATTCGGTCACGGGCTCAGTTGCACTCACTTTGGCGGCGAATGCCATGAAATGGGCATCATGCTGCTGGTCTTCAGCCCGTGCCTTTATTGTGACGTGACAGATTCCTGGATGATGCGGAACAAGTGGCACCGCATCATCATCGGCGCGGCAGGTATGTACATCGAAGTCATCATATCTGCAGTTGCCATCTATATCTGGTGGTTCAGTAAACCAGGACTGCTGCACCATCTGGCCCTGAATACGTTCTTTGTCACCACCATCACCACAGTCATCTTTAATGCAAATCCATTGATGAGATTCGATGGTTACTACATGATGAGTGACTTTCTGGAGATACCGAACCTTCGGCAGAAATCAGACAAGCTGCTGCGCGAGGCATTCAGCTGGTATTGCCTTGGTATAGAATCCCGGCCCGATCCATTTATGCCCGAAACCGGAAAGGCGTGGTTTGTCACTTATGCCATTGCTGCCTGGCTGTATCGCTGGGTGATTCTGGTATCAATCAGCACCTTTTTATACACCGTCCTGAAACCGTATGACCTGCAAAGTATTGGCATCACGCTGATGCTGTTTAGTATGGCGGGAATTGTCTTCGCCATGTTTCGAAACATCTATCAGATTGTTGCAACGCCCCGGATGGAACCCATGAGTAAACCAAAGATTGCCATCAGCCTTTCCATTCTGGCGGTCGCTGTCTGGGCGGCACTCGCGGTAAAAATCCCCTGGCATCTGGAAGCTCCCCTGGTTCTGGAGCCTCAGGGAGTTGTCACCGTCACATCACCATTCAGTGGTCGACTCGTCCTGCCCGATGAATATCGAAAGCGGTACCAGGATCTGAAGAACGCAGAAGAATTTGCTCGAAGTCAGGGAATACCGTTCCAGAATCGCATCGATCCGTCGTCAATTTCCCTCACAAAGAACCTTCCGACGCCGGAGGAATATCCAGCAGCCGCTGTCAATGGTCAAATTGTGGAAGAGGGAGATGTTCTGGCAATCGTTGAAGATTCCATCGATATCCGGAACCGTGATGAACTGATTCAGGCAACCCAAAACTGGATTGTCCGAACACTGGAGGTAAACCAGTACCAGGCCAACGACGACGGTGTCCACCGGGATGAAGCCCTCTTCGAAGCCATGCAGCTTCAGGAACGAATCGAAGAACTGAGCCGCCTGAATCTTGGAAGGATCATCCGGGCGTCCATCAGTGGAAAAGTCGTCGCTGCACCTCGACTACCCGAAGCCCCACGCGACGAGATTGATCCCACAAAGCTGGAACGGTGGTATGGGACACCACTGGACCTGCGAAATGAAGGCTGTTTCGTTGAAGCAGGGCAGGAGATCCTGTCAATAGCACCGTCCGATAAGATTCAGGCCGTACTCTTCATCGACCAAAGTGACCGCGACGAATTAAGAGACGAAATGGATATTGAAGTGCGGCTTGATCATCTGGCTGACGTGACATACGTTTCCAGGGTCAACCAGGTCTCCCCGAAAGGCGAATTGGTTGCACCTGAAGCATTGACCACGCGATTTCAGGGGCCCCTCGGCACGGTCGCCGACCAGCAGGGAAAAGAAAAACTGGCGAGTCCCGCTTATCGAGCGACAGTTCATCTTGATTTTGATCAGGACGACATCCGCACAGACGGTGTGCTGATGCGACCTGGTATGCGAGGCAATGCAAGATTCCTCGTCTCGAACAGATCAGCAGGACAATGGCTCTGGCGATACTTTCTGGAAACGTTCCGGTTCAGGCTGTGA
- a CDS encoding efflux RND transporter periplasmic adaptor subunit, which yields MQVRFAITLAIAGAIASIAAPDATGQQRVPAHNCSIRILKEIPLSTQIPGHLTFVNPVEEGRMVRIGDIVIRLDDELIQAQLAHLEKKAASTTEIDFAKIAQASAEADLEVQESANQQSPGTFTETEIRRAKLEVDKAAAQLAKASEEKTILGLEAETKRVELKQYTVEAPINGVVTKVHCFPGQAVRQGDPVLTVADLSVVRAVLDIDQSYFGSISVGDEVELTATGHAANPTAPSPVPNPQTNGGILSQFPGGGSASPVQSSATPENFAEAAAVPGRASSLRGERFVGQVTHILPRLTQEGAPKIEVYVNVPNRTDNEGRYLLLEGIGMTAVVIHK from the coding sequence ATGCAGGTTCGTTTCGCCATTACGCTTGCGATTGCCGGCGCGATAGCCAGCATCGCCGCACCGGATGCGACGGGGCAGCAACGTGTGCCCGCCCACAACTGCTCGATCCGCATTCTCAAGGAGATCCCTCTTTCGACCCAGATCCCCGGTCACCTGACTTTCGTGAATCCGGTTGAAGAAGGTCGGATGGTCCGCATCGGTGATATCGTGATTCGATTGGACGACGAGCTAATACAGGCACAGCTCGCCCATCTGGAAAAGAAAGCGGCGTCGACCACAGAAATTGACTTCGCTAAAATCGCTCAGGCTTCAGCCGAAGCGGACCTCGAGGTTCAGGAGTCGGCCAATCAACAGTCTCCCGGAACCTTTACTGAAACAGAAATCCGGCGTGCGAAACTGGAAGTCGACAAGGCCGCAGCCCAGCTCGCAAAGGCATCCGAAGAAAAAACCATTCTTGGCCTGGAGGCCGAAACAAAGCGAGTGGAACTCAAGCAGTACACAGTGGAAGCTCCGATCAATGGAGTTGTGACGAAAGTTCATTGCTTCCCGGGACAGGCCGTGCGGCAGGGTGACCCAGTGCTGACTGTTGCAGACTTGTCTGTTGTTCGAGCCGTCCTGGATATCGACCAGTCCTACTTTGGAAGCATCTCCGTCGGTGACGAAGTCGAGCTCACGGCAACCGGGCACGCGGCAAATCCGACAGCACCTTCTCCGGTACCGAATCCACAAACAAACGGTGGAATTCTGTCCCAGTTCCCAGGCGGTGGCAGTGCCTCACCTGTACAAAGCAGTGCCACACCGGAGAATTTCGCGGAAGCAGCAGCAGTTCCCGGACGTGCATCATCTCTCCGCGGAGAGCGATTTGTCGGACAGGTCACCCATATCCTGCCACGGCTCACGCAGGAAGGTGCCCCGAAAATTGAGGTGTATGTCAATGTCCCCAACAGGACGGACAATGAAGGGCGATACCTGCTTCTGGAAGGGATAGGGATGACCGCCGTTGTCATTCACAAATAG
- a CDS encoding protein phosphatase 2C domain-containing protein yields MVSIRTGQVSITGNFRENNEDSLVVDEEHRFVIVADGMGGQSAGEKASALAVELIPQKLLQLVDFSGGESAGIVDAIDQSIHHANSEIMALSEVNPSYRNMGTTVVFLVKAGNQFFVGGIGDSRAYELRAGKLKQITTDHSLTQALIEAGTISATEARTHRYRNVLYRYLGTRDGSAGSNAAEITPQPGDRFLLCSDGVTDGIPDDKIAELLQSSDDPQAIAETVVAAAQEGGSRDNISCVVVLVD; encoded by the coding sequence ATGGTTTCAATCAGGACTGGTCAGGTCAGCATTACAGGCAATTTTCGTGAGAACAACGAAGACAGCCTGGTCGTTGACGAAGAGCATCGCTTTGTCATCGTCGCCGATGGCATGGGCGGCCAAAGTGCCGGCGAAAAAGCCAGCGCGCTCGCGGTCGAACTGATACCGCAGAAGCTGTTGCAACTGGTCGATTTTTCCGGCGGAGAAAGCGCTGGAATAGTAGATGCGATCGATCAGTCCATTCATCACGCCAACTCCGAAATTATGGCACTCAGCGAGGTTAACCCAAGCTATCGCAACATGGGGACGACGGTTGTTTTTCTGGTGAAAGCAGGCAATCAATTTTTCGTGGGTGGCATAGGCGACAGCCGCGCCTACGAACTGCGTGCGGGAAAGCTGAAGCAGATTACGACGGACCATTCTTTGACACAGGCGTTGATTGAAGCAGGTACAATCTCGGCCACTGAGGCCAGAACGCATCGATACCGTAATGTTCTGTACCGTTATCTCGGGACTCGAGATGGCTCTGCGGGCTCGAATGCGGCAGAGATCACTCCACAGCCTGGCGACCGGTTCCTCCTGTGTTCGGACGGCGTAACAGACGGAATACCAGACGACAAGATTGCTGAATTGCTGCAATCATCAGATGACCCTCAGGCAATTGCAGAGACCGTTGTCGCTGCTGCCCAGGAAGGCGGGTCACGGGATAACATCTCCTGTGTCGTCGTGCTGGTTGACTGA
- a CDS encoding PIG-L family deacetylase yields the protein MSHQELPEPLDVIAVGAHPDDVEIGCGGTLARMVQQGQRVGIVDLTDGEPTPLCPDPQIRLEEARQAADALGVHVRHTLNLPNRRLFDSFEARVDLAKIFRIYRPRLVIGIAEKTPLASPDHWQAMQITDAAIFYSRLSKWDQYFDELPVHRIDRQLWYPLGLQNLSRPEGGGEFVSDISETLETKLDSIRCYKTQFPPGKERVFKLVDSQARMLGATTGFEAGELLISATTLGLQSVFETICGATVR from the coding sequence ATGTCACACCAGGAACTTCCCGAACCACTCGATGTCATCGCCGTCGGTGCTCACCCGGACGACGTGGAAATTGGCTGTGGCGGTACGCTCGCGCGGATGGTGCAGCAAGGACAGCGTGTTGGCATCGTTGACCTCACCGACGGTGAACCCACACCCCTGTGCCCCGATCCTCAGATCCGACTTGAAGAGGCAAGACAAGCCGCGGATGCGTTGGGCGTTCACGTTCGACACACACTCAATTTACCCAATCGCCGCTTATTCGATTCGTTCGAAGCGAGAGTTGATCTCGCCAAGATTTTCCGAATTTATCGTCCAAGACTGGTCATCGGAATTGCAGAGAAGACTCCACTGGCTTCACCGGATCACTGGCAGGCGATGCAAATCACCGATGCGGCCATTTTCTATTCCCGACTGTCCAAGTGGGATCAGTACTTCGACGAATTGCCCGTTCATCGAATTGATCGACAGCTTTGGTACCCACTGGGACTTCAGAATCTCAGCCGCCCGGAAGGTGGGGGAGAATTCGTTTCGGATATTTCCGAAACACTGGAAACGAAGCTAGATTCGATCCGCTGCTATAAGACTCAATTTCCACCGGGGAAGGAACGGGTCTTTAAACTCGTGGATAGTCAGGCAAGAATGCTGGGGGCCACCACAGGATTCGAAGCGGGCGAACTCCTGATCAGTGCGACGACACTGGGGCTTCAAAGTGTCTTCGAGACAATATGCGGGGCAACGGTCCGGTGA